The Rufibacter sp. DG15C region TCTTCGCCGTCCACACTGAACTTCAATCCGACAGACACTTTCTGCTTTCTGACTTTCACCAGGTCATCGTCTTCTTTTTTGTAGTTGGAGTTCAAGAAATTGTAAACGGAGTCATGCATTTCTTTTAGAGTGTTGAACCTATCTCTTTTGAAGTGAACACATAGGTCAAGGTCAAACTTTGTGTTGATGGCAGTGCACTTGCTGTAGGATCCTGAGTTTATAATCTTTACTATATCACTGCCATACTCTTCGTAAAGGGCATCTTTTACTTTGTCCCGCTTAGTTTTGTACTTATCCAGGAGGCCTTTCTCCTCATCGCGGTTAATATTGTGCGTATCGAGCACTAATTGAAGGTGTTCGTTTTTATATGTGGACATAAAAATTTAATTAAGGTTAAGGGTGGACGTGCCTTGAAAGACCCATCCGCCCTAGTTTTGAATTATTGTAAGGGATAAAGACTTTTAAGGGCATTTACAACCTTTTAGGCCTCTACTATTTCTCCTTCCTCACCCCCTTAAAGGGGGTACCGTCCGATTTCTGGTCTATGAATTGACCCGTGTTGGTGTCCCTCTTGACCCAGCGCTCGTTCTGCGGGTTGAAGGTTTGGGAGCGCTGTCTCACCGCCCCGTTTCTGTGGCCATCTCCGGCGGGTTTGTTAGTAGCCATATCTATATGGTTTTTGATTCTGAATGATTAAAAATGCTATATCAAACGGCCATGCCTGGCGCATGCGTCCCCTGGCCAAGAATGGGGCTGGGGAATACCGCTGGTGCATGCGCTGCCGAGGAGGTTACCGAAAAGGCGTACCTTTCCCTTTACACCGGCTAAGTTGCCGGGCAAAAGGCACACGCGTGCCTGAAGGGAGGTATCCTTCCTTTTCGGGGTGGGGCCTGTGCCGACTTGGGCGCAGGTGCCCTTATGATGTGGGTGGGGGTTCGTAGCTATCCTGCCATAGTCATTTACTTTCGTTCAGTATCTGACTTGAAAGAGGCGCAGATATTCTACCTGAGGGGATGAGGGCCTCAACCTTTGGACGTTTAGTTTAGCCGGGAGGGCAGGCTGGCTAGGCCATAGAAGGGATTCCAGAGGGGTGTTGCATAAGGCAACTTTTAGCGTACCTTTGCGTTCCGATTGGAGGTGCATCCATTCTAAGCAGAATCCTGCAAGATTCTGACCCGTTCAAGGCCGGCATACCATAGAGAATATGGGGATGTTGGCCTTTTTCAGTTTTTTAGCAAATGGCGGGCCAAACGCCAGGCCCGTCCAAAAAAATATAAACATTCTCCATCTTTACCTGTTTTGTCATGCTTTGCCTGACATTGTACAGTTTGCAATGGAGTGTTATCAGCCACCGTGTCAGTCTATTCTAACCATGGCATCGGATTTTGATACTCTAATATCCGGAAAATAACCCATATTTCTAAGAAAAATGCCTTTTATATTAGCCATTTGCTAAAAATGGCAGACTTAATTCCCTCGCTAGCAGGGCGGGGTATACTTTGGAGGCTTAGGTTGCTAACCCGATCCGTATTTCGCCTTCGCAGTGATCGTAACGTGACTAATTTGTTTGGAATGTTGAGTGCATGTTGATGGATCTTCAATGCTTGGTTCTATTGGTAGCCACCAGCAAGGCTTCTTAAGACTGGAAGGGTCTAATATGAGTTACGCAGTCAGTAGCTATGGGCTAGGCAGAGGCAATGCGATTTTATACAGTATGAGCAGTTTTCTAAAGCGTTTAAACTCTGCTCTATAAATTACATTATGTTAATTTGGTCGATTCGACACCTTAGTTGGGTACGGGTAGGCCATATTAGATAAGTTTATTCTGGTCAAAGGCTCTGGCAAACCCGGGCTTTCTGTCGTTACTCGAGGGACCTAAGCTTTCAGAAGCCTGTGTCTGCCCTCTTCTCATTAAACCCGTCTATGCAGAAAAGCATCTATTCGGAGCCTTCCCTGCGCGCCTGAACGCCGTAAATTCACGCTGTAGAACCCTTTAAAGTGCGCAGTTGCATCGTTGACTGATGCATGACTATTGTACCTTATTGTTAGTTTTTAACTCTTGCAGAGCATCAGCCTTCAGCCTCATCAAACCACTCCTGGCCTTTATCAAGCCGCTGCAGGAAATCCGTAAAGGAATCCCCGATGGGAATATGATAATCTTGACTTAAGTCAACAAAAGGTGTCAGAACTACCTTTACCTCCTCCTCATTGACTCTTTCCAGCGCGATCAGTTCCCCTGCCCCGTTAGAGCCTATCCCGATGGTGGCAGGAAGATTCTCAAGTATGAGATACCCTTCGTTCTGTTCGACCAAGTCTTCTAAGTCCCACAGCTGGACATACTCCTCCCCAATTAGTTTCTCAAAGCCTTGGTAGTTCGTCAAAAAATCAGTGTAATCTTTTGGAAGGCTTATCCCTGTTTTAACCTCTACCTCTTCAATTGTTGAGTTGGCTAGTCCTGTGCGCCTCGGAACTTCGTACTTAGCGAGGATTTCTTCTATATGTGTCATAAGGTGGATGGGTTTCTTTCACTATATGTTCACGGTCGC contains the following coding sequences:
- a CDS encoding SMI1/KNR4 family protein, yielding MTHIEEILAKYEVPRRTGLANSTIEEVEVKTGISLPKDYTDFLTNYQGFEKLIGEEYVQLWDLEDLVEQNEGYLILENLPATIGIGSNGAGELIALERVNEEEVKVVLTPFVDLSQDYHIPIGDSFTDFLQRLDKGQEWFDEAEG